One window of the Lasioglossum baleicum chromosome 8, iyLasBale1, whole genome shotgun sequence genome contains the following:
- the LOC143211575 gene encoding uncharacterized protein LOC143211575, which translates to MTNVRQILRYARRLGNLPAGSKVFNRSARYASTQTQQKIIENENGKRVFFSPYGEYTYPEMFTHDYVWRNVQEYSDKTALVCSVTGRKYTYSQARDAANYIARSLLNLGLKKGDVVALISPNYPETILALLGSLEADLVVTTVNPYYTPEEISRQLKNSGTKAIITVTEIAKNVAAAAKTSLAPGSPFMVIDDGTGPLPEGVIPFLDLISRGKSLPSLKRSHDNVNDVAILPYSSGTTGMPKGVMLTHKNLVSNMDMTEQTVSGRMWTFSSPEFQEVIPLILPFFHIFGLNSLTLPRLSTGTKIITVPKFVPELFLKVLATNKVTGIYIVPPLLLFFNASPYVKKQLLQYIHHAIIGAAPLSQMDVQRFYDKFELDENKLKFCQGYGMTETSPVCFFEMSGMKPGSIGRNVAGCDARLVDPITNKDITRSGENGEIWVRGPHVMKGYLNNEAATKDIMDDGWLKTGDIAYYDEDLDFFVTDRLKELIKVKGFQVAPAELEALLRSHPDVEEAAVIGVPDERSGEVPKAFILPKQGTSPNADDLQNYIKGKVASYKELQGGVAFVDSIPKSPSGKILRIQLKNMYK; encoded by the exons ATGACCAACGTTAGACAGATTCTGCGTTATGCTAGAAGGCTCGGAAACCTGCCAGCAGGATCGAAGGTTTTCAATCGATCTGCGAGATACGCGTCTACGCAGACCCAGCAGAAGATCATCGAGAACGAGAATGGGAAACGGGTTTTCTTCTCGCCGTACGGGGAGTACACTTATCCGGAGATGTTCACGCACGATTACGTCTGGAGGAACGTTCAAGAGTACTCCGACAAAACTGCCTTG GTGTGCTCGGTGACCGGACGGAAGTACACGTACAGCCAGGCGAGGGACGCCGCTAATTACATCGCTAGAAGTTTGCTGAACCTCGGCCTGAAAAAGGGAGATGTGGTCGCCTTGATATCGCCGAATTATCCAGAAACGATTCTTGCCTTGCTCGGCAGCCTGGAAGCCGATTTGGTCGTCACCACTGTCAACCCGTACTACACACCTG AGGAAATCTCAAGGCAATTGAAGAACTCCGGGACGAAGGCGATTATTACAGTGACAGAGATCGCGAAGAATGTTGCAGCTGCAGCGAAGACCAGCCTTGCACCAGGTTCGCCCTTCATGGTCATCGATGACGGCACTGGACCGTTGCCGGAGGGCGTCATACCGTTTCTG GATCTTATTTCACGCGGAAAGTCATTGCCATCCCTGAAACGCAGCCACGACAATGTCAACGACGTTGCTATACTGCCGTACTCGAGCGGGACGACAGGCATGCCAAAAGGTGTGATGCTGACTCACAAAAATTTGGTTTCCAACATGGACATGACCGAGCAAACTGTCAGCGGAAGGATGTGGACGTTTTCTTCTC CCGAGTTCCAAGAAGTGATTCCGTTAATCTTGCCATTCTTCCACATCTTCGGATTAAACAGTTTAACTTTGCCTCGACTTTCCACCGGGACGAAGATCATTACAGTGCCGAAATTTGTACCGGAGCTGTTTTTGAAAGTCCTAGCCACGAACAag GTAACTGGAATCTACATAGTGCCACCATTGTTGCTGTTCTTCAACGCGTCTCCCTATGTGAAGAAGCAATTATTACAGTATATACATCATGCGATCATTGGGGCAGCACCTCTGTCGCAAATGGACGTCCAGAGGTTCTATGACAAATTCGAGTTGGACGAGAACAAGCTCAAGTTCTGCCAAG GATACGGGATGACGGAGACTTCGCCGGTCTGTTTCTTCGAGATGTCGGGAATGAAACCGGGCAGCATCGGTAGAAATGTAGCAGGATGCGACGCGAGACTAGTGGACCCGATCACGAACAAAGACATCACCAGGTCAGGCGAGAACGGCGAGATCTGGGTCAGAGGACCTCACGTTATGAAAGGGTACTTGAACAACGAGGCAGCGACGAAAGACATAATGGACGACGGTTGGCTGAAGACCGGAGACATCGCTTACTACGACGAGGATCTCGATTTCTTCGTCACAGACAGACTGAAGGAGCTGATCAAGGTTAAAGGGTTCCAG GTTGCACCAGCGGAGCTGGAAGCGCTGTTGAGAAGTCACCCGGACGTTGAAGAAGCGGCTGTGATTGGTGTACCAGACGAAAGATCCGGTGAAGTGCCGAAAGCCTTCATTTTGCCGAAGCAGGGCACGTCGCCGAATGCAGATGATCTGCAGAATTACATAAAGGGGAAAGTGGCGAGCTACAAAGAGCTACAAG GTGGAGTGGCATTCGTGGACAGCATCCCGAAAAGTCCGAGCGGAAAGATTCTGCGAATACAATTGAAGAACATGTACAAATAA